TGCCGAGTTGGCTGAACCATCCAAGAAGTCCCATACCAATATGCCTGATTTAGTTACTTTTGCTCACCCAGAACCAGAAAGCTCAGAGTCTGTATCGGATTCAGAAAGCTCAGGAACAGAGTTGAGTGTCGAGTTGCCTGAACCATCCAAGAAGTCCCATACCAATATGCCTGATTTAGTTACTTTTGCTGAACCAGACCCCGAACCCGAACCAGAACCAGAAAGCACTGTGGATATTCTTGGCCAAAGTAAATCCCCAACCAAATCAGGAAAATTCCTTAAAAGCCAAGTCAATTATTGTTTTGTATGTGGGAAACCTCAAACAAAATTTGCACGTCATCTCGAGAAGcatgtaaatgaaaatgctgAAATCGCACAGGCACTCCAGTTCCCCAAATCATCAAAGGACAGAAGGGTTCTTCTTGAGAAATTCCGAAACCTTGGCAACTTCAAGCATAACTCGACTGTTAAAACCACAGGGTCAGGCTGTCTTAAAGTGAAAAGGAGTTCCAAACAGAGTAGCAGCCCTGAGACGTATGATTACTGCTTGTACTGTAAGGGTATGTTATCCAGAAAAGAACTTTCTCGACATATGAAAAGATGTGCTCTAAGACCCGAGAATAATGTTGAAGAGGGACCTGAGTGGACAGAGAGGGTCATTGGTATAGCATCTGCTCAATTTACAATGTCCCAGCCAATTTCAAGTGAACTTTGGTCAGTGCTGGGCAAAATGCACAAGGATGACGTGTCCACTGCAATAAGGAATGATCATTATCTCATGCAGTTTGCCCAGTCCCTCTTTAATAAGCATGGGAGTGACCGATCAAAGCATGAGTATATAAGACAGAAAGTAAGGGAACTTGGGAGATTACTTGTGACTTTGCGCCACACAACTAGAATCCATAACATGGAAGAGGCAATAAAACCAGGCAACTTCTTTACTCTTACTGGTGCTGTTAAGAGAGTTTCAGGTTTTGATcaccaacacaacacattcaaaGCCCCAAGTCTGGCTCTTAAAATTGGGCATTCTCTCAGAAAGATAAGTGACCTCATCATGTGTCGTGCCCTAATGGAAGAGGACCAAGAGGGGGTCGATTCCATCAAGAGGTTTCATACACTTCATGAAACAAAGTGGTCTGAATTAGTTTCCCATTCTGCCTTATCAAACCTGAGTGAGGCAAAATACAATAAGAGCACCAGGCTTCCACTGGCCAAGGACGTTCAGAAGCTGCAGTTATATCTTGGTCAGCAAGTGGAATTGGCTAAGGAGAAACTAGCCGATAACCCAACAGCAGGCACTTATGCAGCACTAGCAAAGGTGACCCTCTGTCAAGTCATTTTGTTTAATAGGAGAAGGGAAGGTGAAGTGGCAAGGATGACTGTAAACAATTTTGAAGATCGTGATGTGTCAcaactaaatgatgacataaGCACTGGGCTTACAGAAGTTGAGAAGAGACTTTGCAAACAATTCGCCAGAGTGGaattgagggggaaaaaaggacGAAAGGTTGCTGTGATCCTGACCCCTGATATGACTGCTAACCTGTCACTCCTCATTAGTAAGAGGAAAGAGTGTGGAGTAACTGAAAACAACAATTACCTCTTCGCTATTCCTTGTAGTGATGGTCATTACAGAGGACAGTTTGGTCAATTTGCAGATGCTTGTGGAGCCGAAGATCCTCAAAACCTCAGATCAACTAACCTTCGCAAACAGATCGCCACAATAAGCCAAGTCATGAACTTGAAAGATAATGAACTGGACCAGCTGGCCGACTTTCTCGGCCATGACATTAGGGTGCATAGGGAGTACTATCGACTGCCCCAATCAACGATTCAGCTGGCTAAGATCTCAAAGCTGCTTATGGCTATGGAGAAGGGAAGTGTGAAGGATATTCAAGGAAAATCTCTGGATGAAATTGGTGGTATGAATCATTTACACATTGTTAAATCTGCTTGGTGTGTATGGTTGCTGTAATAACCTTTTTACAATGTCATTTAATAGATGACATAGACAAAATGGATACAGGATCACAGCAACTCCCTAATGTTTCCACATTGCAAGGTACTGTTAAAATGGGGTCCCAAGGCTACTGAAATTGTTGTATTCCGTGTTGCGGATGTTGTAATTGTATTggtgaaatatttaaaataggCTTTTTTTATTGACATTTAGATGACCTCCTACTGTTATTTCACAGATGTAGGAACTTTTTATTGCCTACCCTAGCTGTGTATTTGataccattgttttttttttgtcttttgttgttcTTAGACAATGAAGAAATGTTGACTTCTGGGACTTTTGGATCACCTCATCTCTCCGAGACTGCAGCTCAAGGTATAATCTCAATGATGGACCCAACATTTGCCAAACATATCATGTAATGAGCTGGAGTCTGTGGGTTCATTAGAGTGTATTAAAAGTGTTTGTCAGGAATTGTCCAGTAGTACGATGGTTAGAAACTTTGTTAGAAGCTTACTTTTTTGTCATCTCTTTTCATTgtgacacatacatgtatgcatTGTGGTTAGTATTTTGATGTGTTCAGTAGTTTGCATGATAATTTTAAAACTACAGGGAAGACTTGGCCTGTGTAAAATGTACATAATTTCCTAGTAAAATTATCACTCAAGGTATGGTTGCAAAGTCAGGCTCTCCTTACTTCACCCGGTTCAACAACTTTGCCATGAGCATAGTTATTATAATATAGAATTGGCTGTCTGCTTGTTATGTGCATGGTAGTAGAATATATTACAGTTTTACATGTATCCCCTCTATGCCCATGGTCTTTGATTGGTAGGCAGACAGGCTCTTTAAGcccatactgtacatttatACTGTGCAATGTTTTTTTAGATGACCAGAGGAACTCTGCCTGTGTAACTTCTGGTTCACCTCATCTCCCTGACTCAGTTACTCAAGGTATTATTTAAATGCGGTGCCATGTCCATCACTAGGCACACTTGCTAATGTGCAGTCAACACTTACATTATGTTTGGTTAGGCATATAAAGCATATAAAGGATCTGggtgtattttgtttttaacaaGCAGTGTAATGAAATGTCATGTTAATGAAAACAATCCAACTTTGATTTTTAGCAGATCTCAATTTATTACCACATACATTTTGTCTACACAAGTTCCAGTTTGTTTGGCAATTTTGAACAGCAACATCCCTACCTGCAAGtacattatttttctttttttatcttctaatatttttttaattgttcaGGTTTCTGTGTTTCATCAAGGCGGTGTACGAAGAGACCATGGTCTGAGGAGGAGATACAAGCGGTGATGAAACATCTAAGGCCTTTTGTTGAAAACGGTGTCACTGCCACCAGCGGGCAGTGCCTGGAGTGCAAGGAAAAGGAACACCCTATCTTGGAGACCAGATCCATTCAAAACATTAGAGATTTTGTCCGCAACAGAGGCTTGGCCTTTAAAAGGCATTCAAACGCTAAATGCTCTTTTGGATAGCTTGAGCCTTTACCTTTCTAGGCATGTTTTACAAGTTTGTGTCCTGTGTTCAGAAATGGGTTAGGTCACTTCATTTATTTTGCTCACAGgcagttttttgttttgtttgttttgctttgtggtTAGCCTGGGCCTTTTAATGTCAGGATTCACTTTTATTTtcctttattattttttaaaatgctgTCCTTGTTAAGGAAGGAAGAGATTCTTGAGGTGACCAAATCAAATATAGTTCAGTGATTCAAcgaatgtgttgtgtgttaataATAACAAACCTAGTTAAGTAGTAACATTTGGCCCACGGGTAGGTAGACCCCATCAGATAAGAGCCGTGGTGTAATCTGTAAACTTTTGTAACTTGACAGAATTTGATTGGAGGTACTGATGTTTTCTATAGGAAGAAGTGTAGAATGGAGTGATTGTGCTGCCTGTGTACATCATCTGCAAATTATGTCTCAATCTGATGTTATTCACACTTATTTCAACTTGTGTGCCAAATTGTAATGCACTGTAAACAGATGtcaacaaagaaaacaaaaatgacCTCATAATATATTCCATATTATTATAATGGTGTGCCTCAGTCACTTTGGTCTTATAAGCCATGCGTCCTTTCAAAACAGGTTATacttggtgtatgtgtatggtgaCCTGGCCTTACAGACCTTGTGTCCTTTCAAAACAGGTTATacttggtgtatgtgtatggtgaCCTGGCCTTACAGACCTTGTGTCCTTTCAAAACAGGTTATacttggtgtatgtgtatggtgaCCTGGCCTTACAGACCTTGTCCTTTCAAAGCAGGTTATAcatagtgtatgtgtatgatgacATCACTTTGGTCTTATAAGCCATGTGTCCTTTCAAAACAGGTTATacttggtgtatgtgtatgatgacATCACTGACCTTGTACACCACACTGTCCTTATAGACAGTGTTACAGAGAAGTCTTTACAAACCACCAAAAAGTCTGAAAAATAGCCATTTTTTATATCTCAGTTGTGCAAAGAAAATCTTTTAATTTTAAGTCGTGTATAGGTTCCCTGATTTATTTCATGATTTTTGGTATGTTTTTTGTAGCTCTAGCACCACTGGAACCTGGTGTCCTCGCAGCCCTATGCCAAGTCTGATTTGCCCAAAAAATCCAAAATTGTCCCTATAGTCCGATAAAcgggtataggtgtgtgtgtgtgtgtgtgtgtgtgtgagcccctTCATTGAGTGCCGCAACTATTTTATTATTGTGTGCATGCTTTAATACTTGCCCCAAATTCAtagtatgtgtgcctgtgtactTGCATGTGAATGTATGCGTTTGCGAGTTTTAtctctctgaatgtgtgtgtgtgtgtgtgtggctaaacTGAATGGAAGCGCAGTGAATAGACAGAGCGAGCATTCAGCCGGCCTcacgcaggagaggagagggtgagatGAGGTCAGGTCACCCCCAGTCATGACCTCTCTCTGAGACCTAGCAGTGGGGTGTCACTCTCCaggaaaagcaaacaaacactacCGCCACcaaccccctcaccccctcctcccttcaGGCTGTGGCGCGGTGGCAGTGCCCAATCCagaccctcaccctcacccccacTCTCACCCCCAACCTCCACCCTAATAGATGCAGCTTGCTCATTTTTTCCATCTCTCAAGCGGAGAACAATTAGAACGGGGACAACATGAGCAGGACGAGGGCAAAGGTCAACCCCAGTGACCTCATCACCCCCCTGCTCATCATCAGTGGTGAAGGGCTGTGATAAGATCaggatagagtgtgtgtgtgtgtgtgtgggtgggtgggtgagtgggggGGTTCATCAAAGTCTGGGGATGGGAAAGGGGGGGGTTATTTGAGGAAGTTAGGGCACATGTGGTCCTTCAAGGTCATCACCAGAAACACATATTATGTTGATATTATGGGAATATTATGCATGGATGCCTTCTAGTCTTTGCTCTGTAGGCCATTGCTGTTGTCCAGTTGTCACTAGTACCCAGCTAAGGTGGCATGTGGTTGTACTTACTACTCTACTTCCTCAGCCATTCAGACAGGCTATAGAGGCAGGGTCGAGTAACTAGGGCACAGAGGCACCACAGAGAACCACTGTGGGGAATGGAAGTTGCCTTTTTGCCTGTCTAGGGCACAGCAAGCGTGTGTTGTGGTGACCACATACACAGTGCTCAGTGAGTGCTGGAGCACTCGTTACAGCTGTGCCAACCATCAGCAGCCGCAGCACACATCAAACGCGGCGGCACTGCCACGGCCAGCTCTGCCCGAGTCCCCTGCCTACCACAGTCTCCTTGTTAGGGCACCAGCCGCAGAATGACAGGTCACCTGGAGCAGCCGGGCAAGCTGGGAGTTGGAGTTTTGATGTTGCGGAGCTCAGCTCAGGAGACGGCACAGCACGCACCCACAGGGCTACGCGCCGATGTGCAGCCAAAGAACAGAAGGTTTTCctgcacactcctctctctctctctagctccctctctttctctctctctctttccctctctctatccctctcttgcACCCCTTCACTTGGCCATGTTTTTTATTCTTTCCATATTTTGCTGTGTTTTTGATAATTTAAACAGACTGTGAAGAATCTAGGGGTGCATGTCACAACAGCTCTCTGAACTACCTATATTTATGGCTGAAAGTGAATTCTTTATGAGACCACAGATATCAAAGACAGCAGGATCAAAGAAGACCTAATAAGCTACCCACTGTTCTTAGAAAACCTGGACTTTCATGTAGCACATTCTCCTTGGTTTTTTCTGCATCGGGATTATGCAAAGGCGAGACACTAAAGGCAAACATCTGTAGTCGCATTGTCATCCTCTATCCACTAATTTGTTCATCTGCTCACCATTGACGAGCCCAAATGTCCCCAGCGCAGGTGAGCAGTCTTTTTTGACagtttgtatgttttttgtgtgtgtgtgtgttttctccacTCTAAAAAAACCTCCCAAATGAAATGTGCTTGTCATTTAAAAGTAGTTTCTATTCCAAACAGAGTCTGGCAcatgtgtttctttctctctcttgagcTTCTCTTTAGTTCAAAGGTTTTAATGGGGCCTGTGATCTGGAGACCTGTGTGACTAACTGAATCACCACAGGAATACGTGCTATGTACAAACATTTAAGAGGAGTGTAATCTTGTGTCTTACTAATGCTAGCATTGCTTTAAGAGGCTTCTCACGAGACAATCAAGAACGATTCACATCACCTGCACATAAGCCTTTCCCCTTTACTTGCATCACAACAAATCTACATTAAGGGTTTCATGCACTTCCTGCCAGTGTCTTTccttcttttcatttttaagaTAATAATCCCAATATCAATATCAATGACAGTACAATATAATTTTGTGAACTATCCAACAAAGTAAATATGATGATTAGCATCTTTCCACAAACCGTATTAACCTATAATATACATATCCAACATAATTGCTGCTAAATTGGCGACAGCCTTCTCTTCTCCCTGTTCTCTTTGGTCCAGTCTCCAGCgggcctccctctcctctccctgcagCGTTGCCGGTCTGGCTCACGGCGCGACCGCAGACAGCACAAATCAAACACCATGCACCATCATGAGGGTAGTAATTGAGTGTGCCACGCTCTCTTTAAGTGTTGTCTctttcagatgtgtgtgtgattaggagCAGCGGATGATTATAGGGGCCACGTGGCTCATAAGAAACACCCAGGACTCgccccaacgcacacacaccgcctccacccccacccccacccccacctcgcCTGCACCTACCACCTCCACCACAGCTACCACCCGGGGAGCCTGCACTGCATGCATGATTAAAATTTAATACTAACGACAGGGTTATGCATGGGGCAATACACTAGAATTAAGTAATGATGATAACacgcccccctccacacacacactcacagacaaaggagcactcctctcccctccaatAGTGACGACATCTGTAATAACCTTGTCTGCAGCGTGCAACATGATGACAAAATTACCAGTTTATGTTATGAGCATTTATCTCGGAGACGTAGAGATGTGCAGACCTACCAATTTCACTGCAGTCAGCTCTCAGTGGGGGGAAGCATGTGGTaatgatgggggagagagagagacatacctgtcaacactaaacccgtttttcccgggtttctcccgttttTTAAGGTCATCTCCCtcctgttttgttatttctcccggaaaactcccgtaatttgcatggccatcaaacttttaaaattttaaaatcattgatccattatttttttctgttagtctgacatctcccaggttgccagattgtgtatgaaatacaccctacacatacacgatcacttactttcaatttcaacataggctaaaacctggcaacccaaacccaaataaggaagcgggagTCTTGGAGTCTCGCAAGCAAGCAGGCTagccagaactagctgttgtcaaattgttgggaatttaattgattaacacatcacataaactgttattgagtgttgttgatacacaataGGTGACTTGTGTCCTcaaaccaaatctgacagcaagcagctttggagttttggaagtaggctgcaggcaggcagctggtggatacataactagCATGCATAGGCTttcggtaaggtaaaagcaatgaccgaaatgcagtgttgaaacaggtatatgaaacatgttaaatatgcaaacactgacccgcccccccccccccccccggaaaaaaaaaaaactcccatttttggaaagctaaatgttatAGAGGTAtagagatagaagagagagagatacagagtgagagagggagactagCACAGCATGTACCTGTTTGTACTGCAGTTTAAACCGCTCGTCTAATGGTGGCCCTCCTGCGTTTCCTCATGTAACAACAGCAGGAGAAAACAGAGGGTACCAGTGTAGCTCGAATGCTACAGCATCGCACAAGGAACACCACAGCGCTGCCGTCCactcccaaggagaacaagtcgCAGCTGAATTGAACATCACCGCACCGTTCTTTACACGGCTGTGGGTGGATGTCTATACGTTAAACATCTGACTGGAAGCGCAGACAGTCTCTCCCAGAGCAGAGCCAACACTGAGGGCCCCCACCGCCCCTGGGGGCTTCTCTCTACAGGGTTCCCATGATGCATCTGCAGAGCTGAGGGCCCTGGGGCCTTCAGCTGGGCTCTACCCTGACCCCTACACCCCCTTTACGCCGGCTTATCATCTAATGAATCCCACGGGCAATATGGAgttattacattaatacacacaggctcacacataATGAGAGGCACATAAAACAGACCAGTTATGATATTATGGAGCCCATCATTCATATTAAATTATTGGCTCTGTACAGACACATTTATATTAGGAAttaggacacagacacacacacacacacacacacacacacacacacacacacacacacacacacaaaattaagTATAGTTTTAATATTTATGCAGCTCCTCTTGATGTCTATTGTTACCCTTTACTATCACAGATAAAATCAATGATTGCACCCCATCTTAAAACTAATACAAACACAAAGTGCAATATCCAACATGTGCActcaaatgcacaaacacaaatacaatcaAATACATATGCAAtcatggacacaaacacacacacacacacacacacacacacaaacacacatcgtTACCACATTAACAGCAACATTTTAATATATGCCCAATTTAAATATGTCTTTACTACTCTGGTCTGTTTTTAGGTCACTGTCCCAGCGATTCCAAACAGCAGACAGCTAGAGGGAAATCACAGAGTGTGTGCTGTGCAGCTGGCTCTCTGAACAGAGGCCAGTGCTGCGGTGGTGGAGTTGGGTGTGAGAGGGAATCCAggagtgcccgtgtgtgtgtgtgtgtgtgtgtgtgtgtgtgtgtgtgtgtgtgtgtgtgtgtgtgtgtgtgtgtgtgtgtgtgtgtgtgtgtgtgtgtgtgtgtgtgtgtgtgtgtgtgtgtgtgtgtgtgtgcggagtgtgagtgtgagtgtgtgagtgtgtgtgtgtgtgtgtgtgtgtggagtgtgagtgtgggaaCAGAGATGGAGGCCAAAGATGAGAGGAAGGCCTATCTCCAGCACTCCAGCTTTAATCATTCATGGCTCTGTTTGCCAGATGCAACAGGTCACTCAAAAACAATGACGGcaatggaaaaaagagaaagacaaaaagagtgagaaagagagagagaaagagagagagaaagagagagagaaagagagagacagacagacagagagagggagtgagcaaGACAGTGCAAGACAGAGGAATAATGAAAAACCATATTCTCACTCCCAGAATAATATGGCACAGCTTTGTGATAATAATTAACTATGAAATATTGATGAATAGAATTCCTTTCCAGGCCTCCTCAGAGCCTGCCTGCTTCCAATTCACAGCGCCACCGAGCTTAGCTTTATCCCGACTCAGCTCACAACACGGGGACTTGAATTGGTCTTTAATAATTAACATTGTCACAATTAGCTGGCAAAACACAATGTCGGCACAGTTTGCGAAAACCAAAGCCAAATATTTTCCGACATTTGTACAAACCCTCGATGCAAATTCATTAAACCGTCGTGTAACCAACAAATCTATCCACCAGCCGACAAGGGGGCCAcatttggagggggggggggggagatgaaAGAACGGAAGTCGATGCAGGCGCCATGCTCTGAATCGCTCCACTCCACGCTCTGAATCCCCCCCCTGTTCGCCGGAAAGAGCGCACAAACGCCATTCTGACGGATCGGAGCGAGACGTGACATTTGGTCCTTCATTTATATTCATCAGAGGGCCTGTCCACCTCTCGGCCCACTGCTGGCAGCCGGCCTGTTAGGGGCGATGATGAGGGTGGCGGGGCTTAATTAAGCGACATATAGACTACATACAACCTCTCAGGCCCGTCCGCCCCCCCCCTGACGGCCCGCCGGGCTAATCTTGACAAAGCGCCGGCCGCTCCCCTGACCCCTGGCGTTGACCGTGGggcgtgtgtttctgtgtgtgtgtgtgtgtgtgtgtgtgttaggtggagGGGGGTGAGCCTTCACCCTGCAACCAGACAGATCCATCTTCATCAGGGAGCTACACCCTCTGCCCTCTCTACACACGATAATGGCTACAGACACAACATCTCCATGGATAAATGATAATGATCAAGAGATGCTGAGAGGTAATGATCAGCACGTCACGgtatggtgcatgtgtgtgtgtgtgtgtgtgtgtgtgtatgtgtgtgcgtgtgtgaactgTCTGTGGCCATGCATGATTCATCATGatccgtgtgtctgtgtgtgtgtgtgtgtgtgtgtgtgtgtgtgtgtgtgtgtgtgtgttcatgtggatGTGTTTTTGTAACTGTGGGTACGTTCTGAATACATAAATCATATCAGCATCAAAGTAATATCTTCTTGACTTCCATGGAGTGCTGCTCAATCTAGGACAACAGCGTGAGCAATCATCACAGTATCTGCGGGATGGGCGCACAACCCAAACTAGTGTGGCAGCTTAAATGGCGAAAACACAAATGCAGGGCTTGTGGATCCTTAGCTAAATGGTGCATTATTTGACAGCACAATACAACAGGACAGAATAATCCCCTCTCATCTGCTGGGACTTGTTAACAAAGCTGTCAGCGAAAGCGCCATCAGCAAACAGCTTTGACAAAGTATCTCACTCTTCTGTTCCAAACGACAAGACAATATTGCACATTTCAGAggagatttctctctctctctccctctctgtcggtctctctctctgtctgtctctctttctctccataagACGTCagcctctcccccccccccgccctcctGTTTCTTTTGACTGCTTGATCTCCCAGATGTAAGTCCTTGTTTGCAGCCAATGATTACCTCAGAGCTAATTAATCCTGATTCAATCAATCCggcacacacagagcgagagaaGGGCTGGGGGGTAGAGAGGGTGAGGAGTGAGTGGATCAGAAAGCAGTTGCTGTGCCAGTTGCAGGATGATGGATGGCGTTTAGTGTAGATGCCCCCTGTcctttcctcacacacacagtgggctgTCTGGGACCAACAACTGAGACATAGGCAAGTTAGAGGATAGGGCGAcactgaagggtgtgtgtgagtgtgtgtgtgtgtgtgtgtgtgtgtaggtatctATGGGGGTGGTGAGTAATGCTTGGATATGGAGATGTGGCTTAAGCCgaatggtgtgtgcatgtgtgtgtgtgtgcctgtatgtgtgcatgtgtgtgtgtgtgtgtgtgtgtgtgtgtgtgtgtgtgtgtgtgtgtgtgtgcgtctgtgggACAACTAGGGGGAGGTAAGTAAATGCTTGGATATGGAGATGTGGTTGAagctgtatggtgtgtgtgtgtgcgtgtgtcaggaggaggagggtgggggttAAATTTTGAGGTGGGCTGAATAGGAGGGAGAAGTACATCAGTTGTTTTCCCTGCGACAGAccaacccccgccccccccccccccccccccccacaccaccatgGGGTGATTGGGGAGAGctgcagggagggagggggggattcATCAAACTCAAATGAGAGGGGCGAACAGATGGGGGCAAGACAGAGACACAAGACCCTCAGAGCCGTCCTGGGAGAGGAAGTGTCGCTCTCAGAGCagaatttatttttttcataataATTAAAAAGCAGCCAACAAGGAGCTgctcttttttcctttcttttctttttttttaaaaaaaggaacCTTGGGCTTTTTATTTCTCTTCCACAGGCTGCTCAAATCACGAGAGGGCTCCCGTGGAAACCGATATCAAACAAAGTGAAGGCCAGGAGAATTAAAagcatgtttgtttttcctTCTCTTTGCCTTTCATTAAAAGAACTAAGGCTATTCCTCCAGGtatatttgcttgtttgttgGAGTGACTTGTGAGAACCCATAAACCAATGGCatgtttaaaagataatttgTACATATTCAGCACCAACAAGCAGGcttcatttaaaatgttaaagGAAACACTTTGTTCTCACGTTTGTTTATACTGTCAGTAAACAGGTTATAAATATATCATTACTCATTAATCACAGATTTTTTGATAATTACTGTATTAGAAGATAATTAGTTAACAGCATCCAATTAATAAATAACTCCTATATCTGtccaatttcttttttttttcttatttttccaaaagcaaCAAAACACATGCCTTTTAATCAAGATGTAATTAACCATCTATAACACATTAACAACAATAGTTTCTGGACGTAAATGGACGAGTATAGACCCTTTACGACCAGCCCAATCCGCTCACGTACAGCACAGTGTGGGCTTGGTGTGCTGagcatctctgtgtgttttgctaATTGACCAGCAGATGGAGTGGAGCTAGATTGAACATCACCTGGCTCTTATCCTCCGATATCTCTGTTCATTATGGCTCGTGTGGTATTGCGCCGCCTGTTTCCGACTCCGTTTGGGTTGTTGGGGAAGAGACGTGTGCGGAGGGGAACCACCGAGTGGCTTTTGGGGGCTAAGTGAACGTGTGTAACGTGTGTATGCGGCAGGGAAGATCAAAGCCAGTGACACATTCAGCCAAGAAGCATCAGACTGCCACAATTACAGCGCTCATTAAGGGTGAGGAA
The Alosa sapidissima isolate fAloSap1 chromosome 14, fAloSap1.pri, whole genome shotgun sequence DNA segment above includes these coding regions:
- the LOC121681526 gene encoding uncharacterized protein LOC121681526 isoform X2; the protein is MPRRTTPLQDATNHILAGRDKNSMLEIKYINSVKGRGIFTLAVFNQGDFVVEYRGELIDAAEAEHRRKLYHNACSIFMFDFTWKRKTWCIDGALEDGSFGRLVNDEHKAPNCRMKLIEADGKPHLCLFALKEIMAGTEITYDYGGKEWPWRKETQLSGGSFPSGQHSVAELSDHAHDLEPNVFSTDLFRDTELRAECQSSTPTPDNPVHEVHCVRGQCGTSSAKEGIGEVGVQHQEVLSPVFSAELASETESRSECQSSRAAPNDSACEVHCVRGQCGTSSAKEGIGEVGVQHQEGLSPVFSAELASETESRSGCQSSRAMPNDTACERNSGSFPSGQHSVAELSDHAHDLEPNVFSTDLFRDTELRAECQSSTPTPDNLAHEVHCVRGQCGTSSAKEGIGEVGVQHQEVLSPVFSAELASETESRSGCQSSRAVPNDSACECTIHKLVFESVRIDKCWICHSPFTSIRWHSVRCKQCCGVWHKICLQKSSEDWDISDDDVSSGDEYIPESVSDSESSGTELSAELAEPSKKSHTNMPDLVTFAHPEPESSESVSDSESSGTELSVELPEPSKKSHTNMPDLVTFAEPDPEPEPEPESTVDILGQSKSPTKSGKFLKSQVNYCFVCGKPQTKFARHLEKHVNENAEIAQALQFPKSSKDRRVLLEKFRNLGNFKHNSTVKTTGSGCLKVKRSSKQSSSPETYDYCLYCKGMLSRKELSRHMKRCALRPENNVEEGPEWTERVIGIASAQFTMSQPISSELWSVLGKMHKDDVSTAIRNDHYLMQFAQSLFNKHGSDRSKHEYIRQKVRELGRLLVTLRHTTRIHNMEEAIKPGNFFTLTGAVKRVSGFDHQHNTFKAPSLALKIGHSLRKISDLIMCRALMEEDQEGVDSIKRFHTLHETKWSELVSHSALSNLSEAKYNKSTRLPLAKDVQKLQLYLGQQVELAKEKLADNPTAGTYAALAKVTLCQVILFNRRREGEVARMTVNNFEDRDVSQLNDDISTGLTEVEKRLCKQFARVELRGKKGRKVAVILTPDMTANLSLLISKRKECGVTENNNYLFAIPCSDGHYRGQFGQFADACGAEDPQNLRSTNLRKQIATISQVMNLKDNELDQLADFLGHDIRVHREYYRLPQSTIQLAKISKLLMAMEKGSVKDIQGKSLDEIGDDIDKMDTGSQQLPNVSTLQDNEEMLTSGTFGSPHLSETAAQDDQRNSACVTSGSPHLPDSVTQGFCVSSRRCTKRPWSEEEIQAVMKHLRPFVENGVTATSGQCLECKEKEHPILETRSIQNIRDFVRNRGLAFKRHSNAKCSFG
- the LOC121681526 gene encoding uncharacterized protein LOC121681526 isoform X5, yielding MPRRTTPLQDATNHILAGRDKNSMLEIKYINSVKGRGIFTLAVFNQGDFVVEYRGELIDAAEAEHRRKLYHNACSIFMFDFTWKRKTWCIDGALEDGSFGRLVNDEHKAPNCRMKLIEADGKPHLCLFALKEIMAGTEITYDYGGKEWPWRKETQLSGGSFPSGQHSVAELSDHAHDLEPNVFSTDLFRDTELRAECQSSTPTPDNPVHEVHCVRGQCGTSSAKEGIGEVGVQHQEVLSPVFSAELASETESRSECQSSRAAPNDSACEVHCVRGQCGTSSAKEGIGEVGVQHQEGLSPVFSAELASETESRSGCQSSRATPNDSACEVHCVRGQCGTSPIPSFTEEVGVQHQEVLSPVFSAELASETESRSGCQSSRAVPNDSACECTIHKLVFESVRIDKCWICHSPFTSIRWHSVRCKQCCGVWHKICLQKSSEDWDISDDDVSSGDEYIPESVSDSESSGTELSAELAEPSKKSHTNMPDLVTFAHPEPESSESVSDSESSGTELSVELPEPSKKSHTNMPDLVTFAEPDPEPEPEPESTVDILGQSKSPTKSGKFLKSQVNYCFVCGKPQTKFARHLEKHVNENAEIAQALQFPKSSKDRRVLLEKFRNLGNFKHNSTVKTTGSGCLKVKRSSKQSSSPETYDYCLYCKGMLSRKELSRHMKRCALRPENNVEEGPEWTERVIGIASAQFTMSQPISSELWSVLGKMHKDDVSTAIRNDHYLMQFAQSLFNKHGSDRSKHEYIRQKVRELGRLLVTLRHTTRIHNMEEAIKPGNFFTLTGAVKRVSGFDHQHNTFKAPSLALKIGHSLRKISDLIMCRALMEEDQEGVDSIKRFHTLHETKWSELVSHSALSNLSEAKYNKSTRLPLAKDVQKLQLYLGQQVELAKEKLADNPTAGTYAALAKVTLCQVILFNRRREGEVARMTVNNFEDRDVSQLNDDISTGLTEVEKRLCKQFARVELRGKKGRKVAVILTPDMTANLSLLISKRKECGVTENNNYLFAIPCSDGHYRGQFGQFADACGAEDPQNLRSTNLRKQIATISQVMNLKDNELDQLADFLGHDIRVHREYYRLPQSTIQLAKISKLLMAMEKGSVKDIQGKSLDEIGDDIDKMDTGSQQLPNVSTLQDNEEMLTSGTFGSPHLSETAAQDDQRNSACVTSGSPHLPDSVTQGFCVSSRRCTKRPWSEEEIQAVMKHLRPFVENGVTATSGQCLECKEKEHPILETRSIQNIRDFVRNRGLAFKRHSNAKCSFG